A portion of the Ricinus communis isolate WT05 ecotype wild-type chromosome 10, ASM1957865v1, whole genome shotgun sequence genome contains these proteins:
- the LOC8275000 gene encoding uncharacterized protein LOC8275000: protein MSSCPIGFITYNTTLCACPAGWFLNRTTNSCTLFAASSDIQTDTGLANTLSFPETIFSFDSIKKFTQSQAVFLEATSVMLISWLLFCFFLRFMKFGDGSNIWFKIRWWLSRLDICFATRHWLDDQQVVVKRKTELGGTFSIASWILFIGLFAALLYQIILKRSIEVHNVKAINAPDLASFANDIEFNITTVSSMSCSNLRDLGTLVTGSPGFIDHRVVNLIELANYTCWNTSTGPTLNFKCTNCRLNKDYMYISWTFVDLPNAPASAVGYLFNLTTRNHADKRHFSFVSGTLKNGSSFDDRPVTFRGRDPNILKFNLFPRIYRNLHDLKLIQPLFHEFIPGSFFHDTTQLKASLATSSGGLINTTIYVQYLSAYVVEVENQNIMGPVSFLADLGGLYCISICIFFYFLVQCEYRIKKLRNEDSTMRNIRNRLKAQKHWEKLRKYVRYRWGCSTLDDDLKNSKQGSSCNCIMAPSVRGNGSISGSGSSWRRGSRTRTDSIRLNKRVSIPSDKNAIEGHSDTQVVEHVLAGCTLNTEGINSDSAQGHSVKGEVLGCTKDETKHSVGLHDASESQAHLLTDDSFIPFPPPLEFKPESEIENSDIQKNLQHMYNYNIILREKLLATRSLLHSLATKSSTSLSESQT, encoded by the exons ATGTCAAGCTGTCCAATAGGTTTCATCACCTACAACACGACCTTATGCGCGTGCCCAGCAGGGTGGTTCCTCAATCGCACCACCAACAGCTGCACCTTGTTCGCGGCCAGCTCTGACATCCAAACTGACACAGGATTAGCAAATACGCTGTCGTTCCCTGAGACAATATTCTCTTTTGATTCTATCAAGAAGTTTACTCAGTCACAGGCGGTTTTCTTAGAGGCAACTTCAGTGATGCTTATTTCTTGGCTTTTGTTCTGTTTTTTCTTGAGGTTTATGAAGTTTGGTGACGGCTCAAACATTTGGTTTAAAATTAGATGGTGGCTTAGTCGTTTGGATATATGCTTTGCCACTAGGCATTGGCTG GACGATCAGCAGGTGGTTGTGAAGCGAAAAACAGAACTGGGTGGAACTTTCTCAATAGCAAGTTGGATACTTTTCATTGGTTTATTTGCTGC GTTGCTTTACCAGATCATATTAAAGAGATCCATTGAGGTGCATAATGTGAAAGCAATAAATGCACCAGACTTGGCTTCTTTTGCTAATGACattgaatttaatataacCACTGTTTCAAGCATGAGCTGTTCAAATTTACGTGATCTTGGTACTTTAGTTACTGGCAGTCCTGGCTTTATTGACCATAGGGTTGTCAATCTTATAGAACTTGCGAACTACACCTGCTGGAACACAAGTACAGGGccaactttaaattttaaatgtacCAACTGTCGTCTCAATAAAGACTACATGTATATTTCATGGACGTTTGttgatcttccaaatgctcCTGCTAGCGCTGTTGGTTATCTCTTCAACCTTACCACAAGAAACCATGCTGATAAAAGGCACTTCAGTTTTGTTAGCGGGACACTCAAGAATGGAAGCAGTTTTGATGATAGACCAGTTACATTCAGAGGGAGGGAtccaaatatactaaaatttaatctGTTTCCTCGGATATACCGCAATCTCCATGATCTAAAGCTCATTCAGCCTCTATTCCATGAGTTTATCCCAGGTTCATTTTTTCACGATACAACTCAGCTTAAAGCCTCCCTTGCAACTTCTAGTGGTGGACTAATCAACACCACAATATATGTTCAATACCTCTCTGCCTATGTTGTTGAGGTCGAAAATCAAAACATAATGGGTCCTG TGAGCTTCCTCGCAGATCTTGGTGGCCTATATTGCATTAGTATTTGCATATTTTTCTACTTTCTGGTGCAA TGTGAATACAGAATAAAAAAACTCCGGAATGAAGATAGCACCATGCGTAACATAAGAAATCGTCTAAAAGCTCAAAAACACTGGGAGAAA TTGAGGAAATATGTGAGATATAGATGGGGTTGCAGTACATTGGATGATGACCTCAAGAATAGCAAACAGGGATCTAGTTGCAACTGCATCATGGCACCTTCTGTTCGTGGTAATGGATCCATAAGTGGCAGTGGATCATCATGGAGGAGGGGATCACGAACTAGAACAGATAGCATCCGCCTAAATAAAAGAGTTAGCATACCTAGTGACAAG AATGCTATAGAAGGGCACAGTGATACCCAGGTAGTGGAACATGTTTTGGCTGGATGCACATTGAACACGGAAGGGATTAATTCTGATTCTGCTCAAGGACAT TCTGTCAAAGGCGAAGTGCTGGGCTGTACAAAAGATGAAACAAAGCATTCAGTTGGCTTACATGACGCATCCGAGTCTCAAGCACATTTGCTTACTGATGATAGCTTCATTCCTTTTCCACCACCGCTAG AATTTAAACCTGAATCTGAAATAGAGAATTCTGATATCCAGAAGAATCTCCAGCACATGTACAATTACAATATCATTCTCAGGGAAAAACTTCTTGCTACTCGATCTTTGCTTCATTCACTAGCAACAAAATCCTCAACTTCCTTATCAGAGAGCCAAACGTAA
- the LOC8275001 gene encoding uncharacterized protein LOC8275001 isoform X2, whose protein sequence is MSVTQFAMVEELAYLVKDNLRCKHLVLSMEDAFVNFLQDNNTSTDDGILELEPMDSYSRLLLHRLADIFGPSILVNDILFQYDEPEPLTMSHQLLRRDGASPVLKEKSPSFLTLEEREAAYSAARERIFSVDVGEMKEPQRQKPRNVPVVARRMIAHALGQKLSPQKNCKGYEVQTTLLNVQDKDKIDPMEDFEGTIFQPQKYVDSHDKAKSNNRQCSASSPGKRNMSHAPACKMSTDMSTSHNGSSRNRVKEYSKEEHVGAAKRMLAHALGLQSSKGGLARCSATKPVDME, encoded by the exons ATGAGTGTCACTCAATTTGCTATG GTGGAGGAATTGGCCTATCTTGTTAAAGATAACCTACGATGTAAGCATCTTGTGCTTTCAATGGAAGATGCTTTTGTTAACTTCCTTCAAGACAACAATACTAg CACAGATGATGGGATTTTAGAGTTGGAACCCATGGATTCATACAGTCGCCTTCTCTTGCATCGCCTTGCTGATATTTTtgg ACCTTCCATCCTTGTTAATGACATCTTGTTTCAATATGATGAACCTGAGCCTCTTACGATGTCACACCAATTATTGAGAAGAGATGGTGCTTCTCCTG TGTTGAAGGAAAAATCACCTTCTTTTCTTACTCTTGAGGAGAGGGAAGCAGCTTATTCGGCGGCCCGTGAACGAATTTTTTCAGTGGATGTGGGAGAGATGAAAGAGCCTCAGAGGCAGAAGCCGCGAAATGTTCCTGTGGTCGCACGTAGAATGATTGCTCACGCTTTAGGTCAAAAATTAAGTCCACAgaagaattgtaaaggatacGAAGTGCAAACCACCCTGTTGAATGTCCAAGACAAGGATAAAATTGATCCCATGGAAGATTTTGAGGGAACCATATTCCAGCCTCAGAAATATGTTGACTCACATGATAAAGCAAAGAGCAATAACCGTCAGTGTAGTGCATCATCGCCTGGTAAGAGGAATATGTCCCATGCACCTGCTTGTAAGATGTCTACTGATATGAGCACATCTCATAACGGATCAAGTAGAAATCGTGTCAAGGAATACTCAAAAGAGGAACACGTGGGAGCCGCAAAGAGGATGCTTGCTCATGCCTTGGGACTGCAATCATCAAAGGGTGGTCTTGCAAGATGCAGTGCAACAAAGCCAGTTGACATGGAGTGA
- the LOC8275001 gene encoding uncharacterized protein LOC8275001 isoform X1 encodes MSVTQFAMVEELAYLVKDNLRCKHLVLSMEDAFVNFLQDNNTSTDDGILELEPMDSYSRLLLHRLADIFGFAHVSVGEGDERHLILERCPETSVPSILVNDILFQYDEPEPLTMSHQLLRRDGASPVLKEKSPSFLTLEEREAAYSAARERIFSVDVGEMKEPQRQKPRNVPVVARRMIAHALGQKLSPQKNCKGYEVQTTLLNVQDKDKIDPMEDFEGTIFQPQKYVDSHDKAKSNNRQCSASSPGKRNMSHAPACKMSTDMSTSHNGSSRNRVKEYSKEEHVGAAKRMLAHALGLQSSKGGLARCSATKPVDME; translated from the exons ATGAGTGTCACTCAATTTGCTATG GTGGAGGAATTGGCCTATCTTGTTAAAGATAACCTACGATGTAAGCATCTTGTGCTTTCAATGGAAGATGCTTTTGTTAACTTCCTTCAAGACAACAATACTAg CACAGATGATGGGATTTTAGAGTTGGAACCCATGGATTCATACAGTCGCCTTCTCTTGCATCGCCTTGCTGATATTTTtgg ATTTGCTCATGTATCTGTTGGTGAAGGTGATGAACGGCATTTAATTTTAGAGAGATGCCCAGAGACATCAGT ACCTTCCATCCTTGTTAATGACATCTTGTTTCAATATGATGAACCTGAGCCTCTTACGATGTCACACCAATTATTGAGAAGAGATGGTGCTTCTCCTG TGTTGAAGGAAAAATCACCTTCTTTTCTTACTCTTGAGGAGAGGGAAGCAGCTTATTCGGCGGCCCGTGAACGAATTTTTTCAGTGGATGTGGGAGAGATGAAAGAGCCTCAGAGGCAGAAGCCGCGAAATGTTCCTGTGGTCGCACGTAGAATGATTGCTCACGCTTTAGGTCAAAAATTAAGTCCACAgaagaattgtaaaggatacGAAGTGCAAACCACCCTGTTGAATGTCCAAGACAAGGATAAAATTGATCCCATGGAAGATTTTGAGGGAACCATATTCCAGCCTCAGAAATATGTTGACTCACATGATAAAGCAAAGAGCAATAACCGTCAGTGTAGTGCATCATCGCCTGGTAAGAGGAATATGTCCCATGCACCTGCTTGTAAGATGTCTACTGATATGAGCACATCTCATAACGGATCAAGTAGAAATCGTGTCAAGGAATACTCAAAAGAGGAACACGTGGGAGCCGCAAAGAGGATGCTTGCTCATGCCTTGGGACTGCAATCATCAAAGGGTGGTCTTGCAAGATGCAGTGCAACAAAGCCAGTTGACATGGAGTGA
- the LOC8275001 gene encoding uncharacterized protein LOC8275001 isoform X4, which translates to MSVTQFAMVEELAYLVKDNLRCKHLVLSMEDAFVNFLQDNNTRPSILVNDILFQYDEPEPLTMSHQLLRRDGASPVLKEKSPSFLTLEEREAAYSAARERIFSVDVGEMKEPQRQKPRNVPVVARRMIAHALGQKLSPQKNCKGYEVQTTLLNVQDKDKIDPMEDFEGTIFQPQKYVDSHDKAKSNNRQCSASSPGKRNMSHAPACKMSTDMSTSHNGSSRNRVKEYSKEEHVGAAKRMLAHALGLQSSKGGLARCSATKPVDME; encoded by the exons ATGAGTGTCACTCAATTTGCTATG GTGGAGGAATTGGCCTATCTTGTTAAAGATAACCTACGATGTAAGCATCTTGTGCTTTCAATGGAAGATGCTTTTGTTAACTTCCTTCAAGACAACAATACTAg ACCTTCCATCCTTGTTAATGACATCTTGTTTCAATATGATGAACCTGAGCCTCTTACGATGTCACACCAATTATTGAGAAGAGATGGTGCTTCTCCTG TGTTGAAGGAAAAATCACCTTCTTTTCTTACTCTTGAGGAGAGGGAAGCAGCTTATTCGGCGGCCCGTGAACGAATTTTTTCAGTGGATGTGGGAGAGATGAAAGAGCCTCAGAGGCAGAAGCCGCGAAATGTTCCTGTGGTCGCACGTAGAATGATTGCTCACGCTTTAGGTCAAAAATTAAGTCCACAgaagaattgtaaaggatacGAAGTGCAAACCACCCTGTTGAATGTCCAAGACAAGGATAAAATTGATCCCATGGAAGATTTTGAGGGAACCATATTCCAGCCTCAGAAATATGTTGACTCACATGATAAAGCAAAGAGCAATAACCGTCAGTGTAGTGCATCATCGCCTGGTAAGAGGAATATGTCCCATGCACCTGCTTGTAAGATGTCTACTGATATGAGCACATCTCATAACGGATCAAGTAGAAATCGTGTCAAGGAATACTCAAAAGAGGAACACGTGGGAGCCGCAAAGAGGATGCTTGCTCATGCCTTGGGACTGCAATCATCAAAGGGTGGTCTTGCAAGATGCAGTGCAACAAAGCCAGTTGACATGGAGTGA
- the LOC8275001 gene encoding uncharacterized protein LOC8275001 isoform X6: MLLLTSFKTTILDDGILELEPMDSYSRLLLHRLADIFGPSILVNDILFQYDEPEPLTMSHQLLRRDGASPVLKEKSPSFLTLEEREAAYSAARERIFSVDVGEMKEPQRQKPRNVPVVARRMIAHALGQKLSPQKNCKGYEVQTTLLNVQDKDKIDPMEDFEGTIFQPQKYVDSHDKAKSNNRQCSASSPGKRNMSHAPACKMSTDMSTSHNGSSRNRVKEYSKEEHVGAAKRMLAHALGLQSSKGGLARCSATKPVDME; encoded by the exons ATGCTTTTGTTAACTTCCTTCAAGACAACAATACTAg ATGATGGGATTTTAGAGTTGGAACCCATGGATTCATACAGTCGCCTTCTCTTGCATCGCCTTGCTGATATTTTtgg ACCTTCCATCCTTGTTAATGACATCTTGTTTCAATATGATGAACCTGAGCCTCTTACGATGTCACACCAATTATTGAGAAGAGATGGTGCTTCTCCTG TGTTGAAGGAAAAATCACCTTCTTTTCTTACTCTTGAGGAGAGGGAAGCAGCTTATTCGGCGGCCCGTGAACGAATTTTTTCAGTGGATGTGGGAGAGATGAAAGAGCCTCAGAGGCAGAAGCCGCGAAATGTTCCTGTGGTCGCACGTAGAATGATTGCTCACGCTTTAGGTCAAAAATTAAGTCCACAgaagaattgtaaaggatacGAAGTGCAAACCACCCTGTTGAATGTCCAAGACAAGGATAAAATTGATCCCATGGAAGATTTTGAGGGAACCATATTCCAGCCTCAGAAATATGTTGACTCACATGATAAAGCAAAGAGCAATAACCGTCAGTGTAGTGCATCATCGCCTGGTAAGAGGAATATGTCCCATGCACCTGCTTGTAAGATGTCTACTGATATGAGCACATCTCATAACGGATCAAGTAGAAATCGTGTCAAGGAATACTCAAAAGAGGAACACGTGGGAGCCGCAAAGAGGATGCTTGCTCATGCCTTGGGACTGCAATCATCAAAGGGTGGTCTTGCAAGATGCAGTGCAACAAAGCCAGTTGACATGGAGTGA
- the LOC8275001 gene encoding uncharacterized protein LOC8275001 isoform X3 — protein MLLLTSFKTTILDDGILELEPMDSYSRLLLHRLADIFGFAHVSVGEGDERHLILERCPETSVPSILVNDILFQYDEPEPLTMSHQLLRRDGASPVLKEKSPSFLTLEEREAAYSAARERIFSVDVGEMKEPQRQKPRNVPVVARRMIAHALGQKLSPQKNCKGYEVQTTLLNVQDKDKIDPMEDFEGTIFQPQKYVDSHDKAKSNNRQCSASSPGKRNMSHAPACKMSTDMSTSHNGSSRNRVKEYSKEEHVGAAKRMLAHALGLQSSKGGLARCSATKPVDME, from the exons ATGCTTTTGTTAACTTCCTTCAAGACAACAATACTAg ATGATGGGATTTTAGAGTTGGAACCCATGGATTCATACAGTCGCCTTCTCTTGCATCGCCTTGCTGATATTTTtgg ATTTGCTCATGTATCTGTTGGTGAAGGTGATGAACGGCATTTAATTTTAGAGAGATGCCCAGAGACATCAGT ACCTTCCATCCTTGTTAATGACATCTTGTTTCAATATGATGAACCTGAGCCTCTTACGATGTCACACCAATTATTGAGAAGAGATGGTGCTTCTCCTG TGTTGAAGGAAAAATCACCTTCTTTTCTTACTCTTGAGGAGAGGGAAGCAGCTTATTCGGCGGCCCGTGAACGAATTTTTTCAGTGGATGTGGGAGAGATGAAAGAGCCTCAGAGGCAGAAGCCGCGAAATGTTCCTGTGGTCGCACGTAGAATGATTGCTCACGCTTTAGGTCAAAAATTAAGTCCACAgaagaattgtaaaggatacGAAGTGCAAACCACCCTGTTGAATGTCCAAGACAAGGATAAAATTGATCCCATGGAAGATTTTGAGGGAACCATATTCCAGCCTCAGAAATATGTTGACTCACATGATAAAGCAAAGAGCAATAACCGTCAGTGTAGTGCATCATCGCCTGGTAAGAGGAATATGTCCCATGCACCTGCTTGTAAGATGTCTACTGATATGAGCACATCTCATAACGGATCAAGTAGAAATCGTGTCAAGGAATACTCAAAAGAGGAACACGTGGGAGCCGCAAAGAGGATGCTTGCTCATGCCTTGGGACTGCAATCATCAAAGGGTGGTCTTGCAAGATGCAGTGCAACAAAGCCAGTTGACATGGAGTGA
- the LOC8275001 gene encoding uncharacterized protein LOC8275001 isoform X5, with product MSCYHPYLGFLCYFLTSICYSIMVAPSKFNHLRKTQIHIPSILVNDILFQYDEPEPLTMSHQLLRRDGASPVLKEKSPSFLTLEEREAAYSAARERIFSVDVGEMKEPQRQKPRNVPVVARRMIAHALGQKLSPQKNCKGYEVQTTLLNVQDKDKIDPMEDFEGTIFQPQKYVDSHDKAKSNNRQCSASSPGKRNMSHAPACKMSTDMSTSHNGSSRNRVKEYSKEEHVGAAKRMLAHALGLQSSKGGLARCSATKPVDME from the exons ATGTCATGCTATCATCCATATCTAGGGTTTCTATGCTATTTCCTTACATCAATTTGTTATTCTATTATGGTTGCACCTTCCAAATTCAATCACTTGAGAAAGACTCAAATACATAT ACCTTCCATCCTTGTTAATGACATCTTGTTTCAATATGATGAACCTGAGCCTCTTACGATGTCACACCAATTATTGAGAAGAGATGGTGCTTCTCCTG TGTTGAAGGAAAAATCACCTTCTTTTCTTACTCTTGAGGAGAGGGAAGCAGCTTATTCGGCGGCCCGTGAACGAATTTTTTCAGTGGATGTGGGAGAGATGAAAGAGCCTCAGAGGCAGAAGCCGCGAAATGTTCCTGTGGTCGCACGTAGAATGATTGCTCACGCTTTAGGTCAAAAATTAAGTCCACAgaagaattgtaaaggatacGAAGTGCAAACCACCCTGTTGAATGTCCAAGACAAGGATAAAATTGATCCCATGGAAGATTTTGAGGGAACCATATTCCAGCCTCAGAAATATGTTGACTCACATGATAAAGCAAAGAGCAATAACCGTCAGTGTAGTGCATCATCGCCTGGTAAGAGGAATATGTCCCATGCACCTGCTTGTAAGATGTCTACTGATATGAGCACATCTCATAACGGATCAAGTAGAAATCGTGTCAAGGAATACTCAAAAGAGGAACACGTGGGAGCCGCAAAGAGGATGCTTGCTCATGCCTTGGGACTGCAATCATCAAAGGGTGGTCTTGCAAGATGCAGTGCAACAAAGCCAGTTGACATGGAGTGA
- the LOC8275002 gene encoding protein TRIGALACTOSYLDIACYLGLYCEROL 3, chloroplastic, giving the protein MIDLGVVLSASSTPMPPQNMVSLSGSTLFPASIAHGSTRFTRFSVWSADTVNSFCYKQRKEQRKVVCSCMAPPRNISSDECSATRYNDSYKSEQLRKVLEPENESDSDILIECRDVYKSFGEKHILRGVSFKIRHGEAVGIIGPSGTGKSTILKIMAGLLAPDKGEVYIRGRKRDGLISDQDLSGLRIGLVFQSAALFDSLTVRENVGFLLYENSSMREEQISELVRETLAAVGLKGVEDRLPSELSGGMKKRVALARSIIFDITKESIEPEVLLYDEPTAGLDPIASTVVEDLIRSVHMKADDELGNPGKIASYVVVTHQHSTIRRAVDRLLFLYKGKIVWQGMTDEFTTSSNPIVQQFASGSLDGPIKY; this is encoded by the exons ATGATCGATCTGGGTGTGGTACTTTCAGCATCAAGTACACCAATGCCTCCACAAAATATGGTTTCTTTATCTGGTTCAACGTTATTTCCTGCTAGTATAGCTCATGGCTCTACTCGGTTCACTAGGTTCTCTGTTTGGAGTGCGGATACAGTCAATTCTTTCTGTTATAAGCAGCGAAAGGAACAAAGGAAGGTTGTTTGTTCTTGTATGGCTCCTCCAAGAAACATCAGCAGCGATGAATGTTCTGCAACCAGATACAAT GATTCATACAAGTCAGAACAATTAAGAAAGGTATTGGAACCGGAGAATGAATCGGACTCTGATATTCTTATCGAATGTAGAGATGTATACAAGTCGTTCGGGGAGAAGCATATACTGAGAGGTGTGAGCTTCAAG ATTAGGCATGGTGAGGCAGTTGGAATAATTGGACCTTCAGGTACTGGGAAATCCACGATATTGAAGATTATGGCAGGACTTCTTGCTCCAGACAAG GGCGAGGTTTACATCCGAGGTAGGAAGAGAGATGGTTTAATTAGCGATCAGGATTTGTCAGGTCTTCGAATTGGATTg GTGTTTCAAAGTGCAGCACTCTTTGATTCTTTGACTGTACGTGAAAATGTTGGTTTCCTTTT ATATGAAAACTCAAGCATGAGAGAGGAACAAATCTCAGAGCTTGTGAGGGAAACATTGGCCGCCGTGGGTTTAAAG GGAGTTGAGGACCGACTACCTTCTGAGTTGTCTGGTGGGATGAAGAAAAGAGTTGCCCTAGCTCGATctataatttttgatattacaAAGGAATCAATAGAGCCAGAG GTGCTTTTGTATGATGAACCAACTGCAGGGCTTGATCCAATTGCATCTACTGTAGTAGAAGATTTGATCCGTTCTGTTCATATGAAGGCTGACGACGAACTTGGGAATCCAGGGAAGATTGCTTCTTATGTGGTTGTTACTCATCAGCATAGTACCATTAGGAGGGCTGTTGATAG GTTGTTGTTTCTCTATAAAGGAAAGATTGTTTGGCAAGGGATGACTGATGAATTCACCACATCATCTAATCCAATTGTTCAACAG TTCGCATCAGGGAGCCTGGATGGGCCTATTAAATATTAG
- the LOC8275003 gene encoding receptor-like protein CLAVATA2 codes for MELKWVLAIGHCKILKLHLLPFLISLLLCSYQSHCIDLHPEDRASLIKFRAHIQEPNRYLLSTWVGSNCTNWTGIACENQTGRVISINLTNMNLSGYIHPNLCRLISLESLVLSENGFTGQIPLCFGWLQNLKVLDLSHNRFGGAVPDTLMRLSQLRELNLNGNHDLGGPLPLWVGNFSSSLEKLDMSFNSFQGEIPESLFHLNSLKYLDLRNNFLSGNLHDFYQSLVVLNLGSNTFSGTLPCFSASVQSLNVLNLANNSIMGGIPTCISSLKELRHLNLSFNHLNHAISPRLVFSEELLELDLSFNDLSGPLPTKIAETTEKSGLVLLDLSHNRFSGGIPLKITELKSLQALFLSHNLLSGEIPARIGNLTYLQVIDLSHNSLSGSIPLNIVGCFQLLALVLNNNNLSGEIQPELDALDSLKILDINNNKISGEIPLTLAGCRSLEIVDFSSNNLSGNLNDAITKWSNLRYLSLARNKFTGSLPSWLFTFDAIQLMDFSGNKFSGFIPDGNFNISLNFNNGDIVQRLPTESFILLQAVEIKISVLVVDSNELSFSYHLSSVVGIDLSDNLLHGEIPESLFGLQGLEYLNLSYNFLDGEIPGLEKMSSLRALDLSHNSLSGQIPGNISSLKGLTLLNLSYNSFSGFVPKKEGYRKFPGAFAGNPDLCVESSGGRCDAASLPAVPGKSSEEMEGPISVWVFCLGAFISFYFGVMVLCCSARARKYILQTKV; via the coding sequence ATGGAACTGAAGTGGGTTCTCGCTATCGGACACTGTAAGATTCTTAAGTTACATCTACTGCCATTCTTGATATCGTTACTTCTGTGTTCATACCAGTCTCATTGCATTGATCTTCATCCAGAAGACAGGGCTTCACTCATAAAATTCCGTGCACATATTCAAGAACCAAACCGTTACTTGTTGTCAACCTGGGTTGGCTCTAACTGCACAAATTGGACTGGAATTGCCTGTGAAAATCAGACTGGCCGTGTCATTTCAATCAACTTGACCAACATGAATTTGTCAGGGTATATCCACCCAAATTTGTGCAGATTAATCTCTCTTGAATCTTTGGTTTTGTCCGAAAATGGCTTCACTGGCCAAATTCCATTGTGTTTTGGCTGGTTGCAGAATCTCAAAGTTCTTGATCTTAGTCACAATAGATTTGGTGGTGCTGTCCCTGATACACTCATGAGACTTAGTCAGCTGAGGGAACTTAATTTGAATGGGAACCATGATTTGGGAGGTCCTCTTCCTTTATGGGTTGGTAATTTCTCATCAAGTTTGGAAAAACTTGACATGAGCTTCAATTCATTTCAAGGGGAAATACCAGAGAGCTTGTTTCATTTGAACTCTTTAAAGTATTTGGATCTTCGTAACAATTTCTTATCTGGCAATCTTCACGACTTCTATCAGTCCCTAGTTGTCCTCAATCTTGGGTCTAATACATTTTCAGGTACTTTGCCTTGTTTTTCTGCCTCTGTTCAGTCTCTTAATGTTTTGAATTTGGCTAATAATTCTATCATGGGGGGTATTCCTACATGCATTTCTTCTCTAAAGGAGTTGAGACATTTGAATTTGTCATTTAATCACTTGAATCATGCAATATCCCCAAGACTTGTTTTCTCCGAGGAGCTTCTCGAGTTGGACTTGAGTTTCAATGACTTATCTGGTCCGCTTCCAACCAAGATTGCAGAAACAACAGAGAAATCAGGGCTTGTTCTTCTTGATCTATCTCATAATCGCTTCTCTGGTGGTATCCCATTGAAAATCACAGAACTCAAGAGTTTGCAGGCATTGTTTCTATCTCACAATCTTCTTAGTGGGGAAATCCCAGCAAGGATTGGAAATTTGACTTATCTCCAAGTGATAGATCTTTCTCACAACTCATTATCAGGATCTATTCCCCTGAATATTGTTGGGTGCTTTCAGCTACTTGCATTGGTACTCAATAACAATAATCTTTCTGGTGAGATTCAACCAGAACTTGACGCTTTGGATAGCTTGAAGATATTGGATATAAATAACAACAAGATTTCTGGTGAAATTCCATTGACTCTGGCAGGTTGTAGATCACTCGAGATAGTAGATTTTAGTTCCAACAATCTCTCTGGGAATCTGAACGATGCAATAACTAAATGGTCAAACCTCAGGTATCTCTCCTTGGCCCGAAATAAATTCACTGGAAGCCTCCCTAGTTGGTTATTTACATTCGACGCAATCCAATTGATGGATTTCTCAGGAAACAAATTCTCTGGGTTCATACCGGATGGTAACTTCAATATTAGCTTGAATTTCAACAACGGAGACATTGTTCAGAGACTGCCTACTGagtcatttattttattgcaagCTGTAGAGATCAAAATATCGGTGTTGGTTGTTGACAGCAATGAATTAAGCTTCAGCTACCATCTGTCTTCAGTTGTTGGAATTGATTTATCCGACAATCTGTTGCATGGAGAGATTCCAGAGAGCCTCTTTGGACTGCAGGGTTTGGAGTACCTGAATTTGTCGTACAATTTTCTTGATGGTGAAATTCCAGGTTTAGAGAAGATGTCAAGCTTAAGGGCTTTGGATCTGTCACATAATTCTCTGTCAGGTCAGATCCCAGGGAACATCTCCAGCCTTAAAGGTCTTACCCTCTTGAACTTATCATATAACAGTTTCTCTGGATTCGTTCCCAAGAAAGAAGGCTACAGAAAGTTTCCAGGTGCATTTGCTGGAAATCCAGATCTGTGTGTGGAGTCCTCTGGTGGAAGGTGTGATGCAGCAAGTCTTCCAGCAGTGCCTGGGAAGTCATCTGAAGAAATGGAGGGTCCAATTTCTGTTTGGGTGTTTTGCCTTGGTGcttttattagtttctatTTTGGTGTTATGGTTCTATGCTGTTCTGCTCGAGCAAGAAAATATATCCTCCAGACAAAAGTCTAA